One Fundulus heteroclitus isolate FHET01 chromosome 1, MU-UCD_Fhet_4.1, whole genome shotgun sequence genomic window carries:
- the LOC105925873 gene encoding E3 ubiquitin/ISG15 ligase TRIM25-like → MFSSKEEQLTQELSCPICLQLYNDPVVLPCGHNYCLACICKSASSTDSGKEPPRCPECREAYDGIDSLQKNFKLCNIVEGFQATSQNIYEEVHDVIGPADTNGDAAIFCDNCIDQKTPAVKTCLKCEVSLCGRHLQKHNERDSFKVHALVEPLKELKMKSCAIHNGPLEYFCSNDMMSLCSTCFIEGHHQNHDVLTFSVAEEEMRRALESRSKVVSTRLQLTESLLQKTTEDQGTSEAVGDKMVTKAVSLMDSMAAIVERYRERLRMVLEEERGQRRKSWQIGVSALEEQQQLLREAQKSATEALNETDTFAFIHRFMLIEQKLRDVATASTPSTIPSKVALNTKRLQTGLKTNDFRTEMVRLLDTLHILLNPMEITFNVYTAHPSLLVSNDLRTVKYSPSKQLYADHPERFISVPQIMCTQGFSAGTHVWVVEVGANCMWSLGVCYKTIPRRGDHSRLGHNSVSWRLQWKNGKLTVCSSSSNAALGETLQHPIKIEVALDYESGTLSFYAIKSRRERLHTFKTVFKEPVFPAFSIHSNTPESWITLQCDI, encoded by the exons ATGTTTTCATCCAAAGAGGAGCAGCTTACACAGGAGCTGAGCTGTCCCATTTGTCTTCAGCTCTACAACGATCCAGTTGTTCTCCCTTGCGGGCACAACTACTGTCTGGCTTGCATCTGCAAGTCGGCCAGCTCCACGGACAGCGGCAAAGAACCTCCACGCTGCCCAGAGTGTCGCGAGGCCTACGATGGCATCGATTCTCTGCAGAAGAACTTCAAACTCTGCAACATCGTCGAGGGTTTCCAAGCTACTTCCCAAAACATTTATGAAGAGGTGCACGATGTGATCGGACCGGCGGACACAAATGGGGACGCTGCCATTTTTTGCGACAACTGCATAGATCAGAAGACTCCTGCGGTGAAGACCTGCCTGAAGTGTGAGGTGTCACTGTGCGGCAGGCATCTCCAGAAGCACAACGAGAGGGACTCCTTCAAGGTTCATGCGTTGGTGGAACCTCTGAAGGAGTTGAAGATGAAATCCTGTGCCATCCACAACGGTCCACTTGAGTACTTTTGTTCCAATGACATGATGTCTCTTTGCAGTACATGCTTTATAGAAGGCCATCACCAGAACCACGACGTCCTCACTTTCAGTGTGGCAGAAGAGGAGATGAGACGAGCCCTGGAGAGTCGCAGCAAG GTGGTTTCTACCCGACTGCAACTGACAGAGAGCCTCCTTCAGAAGACCACCGAAGACCAGGGAACCTCTGAGGCTGTTGGGGACAAAATGGTTACCAAGGCGGTCTCACTCATGGATAGCATGGCTGCAATAGTAGAGAG gtacaGGGAGCGGCTGCGTATGGTGTTGGAGGAAGAGAGAGGGCAGCGGCGCAAAAGCTGGCAGATTGGAGTGAGTGCActagaggaacagcagcagctgctgcggGAGGCTCAGAAGAGTGCGACTGAGGCCCTCAATGAGACAGACACATTTGCCTTCATACACAG ATTCATGCTGATTGAACAGAAACTGAGAGATGTCGCCACGGCAAGTACTCCCAGCACAATTCCCTCAAAGGTTGCTCTGAACACCAAGCGTCTCCAGACAGGCCTCAAAACCAACGACTTCCGCACAGAAATGGTCCGCCTCCTCGATACTCTTCACATCCTGCTCAACCCCATGGAGATCACCTTCAACGTCTACACGGCGCACCCCAGCTTGTTGGTGTCCAACGACCTGCGCACAGTCAAATACAGCCCTTCCAAGCAGCTCTACGCAGACCACCCGGAGCGTTTCATAAGCGTGCCCCAGATCATGTGCACCCAGGGTTTCTCAGCAGGCACGCATGTCTGGGTGGTAGAAGTAGGCGCCAATTGCATGTGGTCCCTTGGTGTGTGCTACAAGACCATCCCTCGCCGTGGAGACCATAGTCGCCTAGGGCACAACTCGGTGTCCTGGAGACTACAATGGAAAAATGGCAAGCTTACTGTGTGCTCTTCCTCTAGCAATGCTGCACTGGGGGAGACACTCCAACATCCAATTAAGATTGAGGTGGCGCTTGACTATGAAAGCGGAACCCTGTCCTTCTACGCCATCAAATCGCGCAGGGAACGCCTTCACACCTTTAAGACTGTGTTTAAGGAGCCCGTTTTCCCAGCTTTCAGTATCCATTCGAACACGCCAGAGTCATGGATCACTCTGCAATGTGACATTTGA
- the LOC118562879 gene encoding twist-related protein 2-like: MREDELSRDEHPKGRVVPKEKLARPLSNACPVVVATPGITGCKRPLGSHTEHHLIPLAPTSTEDGDRLKPGDDVQIYTPTGPKKLKRSPTHHPPSSSPCLSPVPGHSPGGLPTLEDPHAQRTIANIRERQRTQSLNEAFASLRKIIPTLPSDKLSKIQTLKLASRYIDFLYQVLQSNEMDSKLAGCNYLAHERLSYAFSVWRMEGAWSTMSAGQ; encoded by the coding sequence ATGAGAGAGGATGAGCTGTCCAGAGATGAGCACCCTAAAGGAAGGGTGGTTCCCAAAGAGAAGCTGGCAAGACCGCTTTCTAACGCCTGCCCTGTTGTTGTAGCCACGCCGGGCATCACCGGGTGTAAACGTCCTTTGGGCTCACACACCGAGCATCACCTGATTCCACTCGCCCCCACCTCAACAGAAGACGGCGACAGGCTCAAACCCGGGGATGACGTTCAGATATACACCCCAACGGGCCCCAAAAAACTCAAAAGGAGCCCCACGCATCATCCGCCTTCCTCCAGCCCCTGCCTTTCTCCCGTACCAGGTCACAGTCCCGGAGGACTCCCCACCCTGGAGGACCCACACGCCCAGCGGACCATCGCCAACATCCGCGAGCGCCAGCGGACGCAGTCGCTGAACGAGGCGTTCGCGTCGCTGCGCAAGATCATACCGACGCTTCCCTCggacaaactgagcaaaattCAAACCCTCAAGCTGGCGTCCCGCTACATTGACTTTCTGTACCAGGTCCTGCAGAGCAACGAGATGGACAGCAAGCTGGCCGGGTGTAACTACCTGGCCCACGAGAGGCTGAGCTACGCCTTCTCTGTCTGGAGGATGGAAGGGGCCTGGTCGACCATGTCCGCTGGTCAGTAG